Within Halorubrum lacusprofundi ATCC 49239, the genomic segment ATCCGTCTCCACCTCGCGGCGGTCGGTCACGCGAGCGATCAGCGCTCCCTCGTCGGTCGCGAACTCCTCGATCGCGGCCGGCGTGACCGGGTCTCCCTCGCCGGTCACGTCGACGAGGACGACGGCGTCGCCGAGGTCGTGTTGGCGGACCTTCTCGCGCACCCGCGCCGCGCCCTCGCCCTCGCGAAGGTCGACTTCCACGAAGACGAACGGGCGGGTGTCGAGCGCGCGCCGCCGGATCTCCACGCGGTCGTCGCCCCCGGCGGCGTCGGCGTCGAAGGTGACGAGGTTGTAGCCGCGCCCCTCGCGCTCGCTCGCGCTGGCGCGCTCGGTCGACCCCGGATACGTGACCCACGTGCCGTCGACCTTGGCGACATCGGGTGTGTGGTTGTCGCCGAGAAGCATCGCGTCGAAGTCCACGTCGCTCTCCGTGAGCACCGTTTCCGTGTCCCAGTCCGCGTAACCGAACGGCTCGAAGAGGCCGTGCGCGACGAGGGCGGCGTAGTCCGCGTCGTGATCGTCGAACGCGTAGTCGAGGTCGTCGCGGCGGGAGACGGGGACGTGATCGAGCCCGTAGAAGGAGGTGTCGCCGACGACGGTCGGATCGTCGCCGAGCCGGGTCGCGAGCCCCAGCCGTTCGAACAGGTCGAGCCACTGGCCGCCCCGCGTCGACTCGTGGTTTCCGACCACGGCGAGGAAGGGTACCCCCGCGTCGTCGAGCCGGCGGAGGATCGAGATTGTTCCCATCAGATCGGTGAGCTCCGGCCGGCGGTCGTGAAAGAGGTCGCCGGCGTGGACCACTGCGTCGACTTCTCCTTCGATCGCGTCGTCGATCACGGCCGCGAAGGCGTCGAGGAAGTCTTGTCGTCGGACCGGCGAGTGGTACTGCGTGTACCCCATGTGGGTGTCGCCGGTGTGAATCACCCGTGTCATCTGCACGGATCTTGGCCGGTATCGGGTTTAGGGGTTCCGGGGGCGGAGCGGAAGTGGTCCGGCGGTCACCGGCCGCGTTCGTCGTCGCAGGCCCTGTCATCTCCGGCTCTGTCGTCGCCGCCCCGGTTGTCGCTGTCGGCCGCCGCTTCGCGGAACCGGCGGAACGCGGCGCGCGCCTCCCGGCCCCGTTCGGCGGCGGCCTCGTCGCCGGCGCGTTCGGCGGCGGCGATCGCCTCATCCAGCCGGTCGAGTCCGCCGCTGTCGACGAATCCTGCGGCGCGTCGCAGATCGGATCGCGCGGCATCGGCCTCGTCGATCACGGCGACGGACGGCCGGGTCGCTGTGTCGGTGCGGCTCGCCAGCGCGGAGAGCGCCTGCTTGACGGCGGCGGTCGAGACCATGGGTGCGCTGGGTCGCTATCGCTCATAAGAGATGGTTCTTCGAAGGGGACAGACGGGAATCGAAATAGGACGACGGGGACGGGAACAAGGGCAGTTCAGTCGCTCCCGGTTCGCCCTCTCACACCGACAGGGTGTACAGTCGCTTTCGGGCGTCAGCGAAGGAGAACCGGGAGTCGACGACATCCTCCTCTTCTAGCCGCGAGAGCGCGTACCTAACGGTCCGGGGCGGGAGGAGGGTTTCCTCGGCGAGTTCGCTCTGTGTGAGCGTGTCGTTGTAGTCGAGGACCTTCGCGACGAGCTTTGCGCTCGGCGGCAGGTCCCGGACGGCGCTCCAGCGGTCCGTGACGTCCTCTTCGGCGGCGACAGCGTCGGTGGCACTCATGCGTGATTCTCCTTATTTCATGCTGGAAGATAATATTTACTATCCTATTTAATTACTTTTGCGCATTTACCGGGCAGATGTACCCCGCTAGCTCTCCCCCACCCGAAACCTCTTACGCGCGAGACGCTTTATTACGCACAATGACCGACACCGTCGACGACGTCGAGCTGCCCTACGATGAGGGGTCGGCGTCGAGACAAGAGAAGATCGAGTCCCTCCAGGAGGAGCTCGACGTGCTGGAGTCACAAAACGAGGAGATGCGCGACAAGCTCCTCGACGCAAACGCCGAGAACAACAAGTACCAGCAGAAGCTCGAACGGCTCACACACGAGAACAAGAAGCTGAAGCAGTCCCCGCTGTTCGTGGCGACGGTTCAAGAGATCACGCCCGATGGCGCCGTTATCAAACAGCACGGGAACAATCAGGAGGCACTCACCGAGATAACCGCCGAGATGCGGGAGAAGCTCAACCCGGACGACCGGGTCGCGGTGAACAACTCGCTTTCCGTCGTCAAGAAGCTGGAAAAGGAAACGGACGTGCGCGCCCGCGTGATGCAGGTCGAACATTCCCCCGACGTCACCTACGCTGACATCGGCGGACTGGAAGAGCAGATGCAGGAGGTCCGCGAGACCGTCGAGATGCCCCTCGAACACCCCGATATGTTCGAAGATGTCGGCATTACACCGCCGAGCGGTGTCCTACTGTACGGGCCGCCCGGCACGGGGAAGACGATGCTGGCGAAGGCGGTCGCCAACGAGACGGACGCCACCTTTATCAAGATGGCCGGCTCCGAGCTCGTCCACAAGTTCATCGGTGAGGGCGCGAAGCTGGTCCGCGACCTGTTCGAGGTCGCCCGCGAGAACCAGCCGGCCGTCCTCTTCATCGACGAGATCGACGCGATCGCCTCGAAGCGGACTGACTCGAAGACCTCGGGCGACGCCGAGGTCCAGCGCACGATGATGCAGCTGCTCTCCGAGATGGACGGCTTCGACGAACGCGGCGAGGTCCGGATCATCGCCGCCACCAACCGCTTCGACATGCTCGACCCGGCAATCTTGCGTCCGGGCCGGTTCGACCGCCTCATCGAGGTCCCCAAGCCGAACACCGAGGGTCGCGAGATCATCTTCCAGATCCACACCCGGAAGATGAACCTCGCAAGCGACATCAACTTCGACGAGCTCGCCGAGATGACGCCGGACGCCTCGGGCGCCGACATCAAGGCCATCTGCACGGAGGCCGGAATGTTCGCGATCCGCGACGACCGCACCGAAGTTACGCTTGACGACTTCCTCGGGGCTCACGAGAAGCTCCAGCAGGACGACGAGACCGGCGCTGACGATTCGCTGGCGTTCGCCTGACGCGGCTCGCTGCCCCGATTTTTACCGCTTGTTCGTTCCACCTCGTCGCTAGTCGCTACAGCGCTCGCAGGACCACGTACGGAACGATGAAGAAGAGCGCGAATATCAGTCCGGTCGCGATCGCGTAG encodes:
- the mre11 gene encoding DNA double-strand break repair protein Mre11, with protein sequence MTRVIHTGDTHMGYTQYHSPVRRQDFLDAFAAVIDDAIEGEVDAVVHAGDLFHDRRPELTDLMGTISILRRLDDAGVPFLAVVGNHESTRGGQWLDLFERLGLATRLGDDPTVVGDTSFYGLDHVPVSRRDDLDYAFDDHDADYAALVAHGLFEPFGYADWDTETVLTESDVDFDAMLLGDNHTPDVAKVDGTWVTYPGSTERASASEREGRGYNLVTFDADAAGGDDRVEIRRRALDTRPFVFVEVDLREGEGAARVREKVRQHDLGDAVVLVDVTGEGDPVTPAAIEEFATDEGALIARVTDRREVETDAEIDVSFADPEDAVRERVEEMGLSEAAFDVEEAVRADTIPDTNVRETVKRRVEERIDDLDDLDAFDRGETVDGDAEAEDNEAELADDEAELADDETDGEPIGGKDDTATASAADIDEQVSMEDYL
- a CDS encoding MarR family transcriptional regulator; translated protein: MSATDAVAAEEDVTDRWSAVRDLPPSAKLVAKVLDYNDTLTQSELAEETLLPPRTVRYALSRLEEEDVVDSRFSFADARKRLYTLSV
- the pan1 gene encoding proteasome-activating nucleotidase Pan1, whose product is MTDTVDDVELPYDEGSASRQEKIESLQEELDVLESQNEEMRDKLLDANAENNKYQQKLERLTHENKKLKQSPLFVATVQEITPDGAVIKQHGNNQEALTEITAEMREKLNPDDRVAVNNSLSVVKKLEKETDVRARVMQVEHSPDVTYADIGGLEEQMQEVRETVEMPLEHPDMFEDVGITPPSGVLLYGPPGTGKTMLAKAVANETDATFIKMAGSELVHKFIGEGAKLVRDLFEVARENQPAVLFIDEIDAIASKRTDSKTSGDAEVQRTMMQLLSEMDGFDERGEVRIIAATNRFDMLDPAILRPGRFDRLIEVPKPNTEGREIIFQIHTRKMNLASDINFDELAEMTPDASGADIKAICTEAGMFAIRDDRTEVTLDDFLGAHEKLQQDDETGADDSLAFA